A region of Mesorhizobium sp. AR02 DNA encodes the following proteins:
- a CDS encoding PAS domain-containing protein, translating into MAEADEAIGARGKRGPGKAVHRGDALPHADMDSTDALRQLVEAGSDWIWETDAELRFSWLSPSYQAATGIDPADVLGRFRFDFLSQVLKGNHSAAAHLEDLQAHRPFRDFVYELKGGGADCRWVLTSGFPRFDSEGKFAGYRGMGRNVTALASAFETVEQNPLSGSEPDRHLADLERTMDAMHMGVVLLDAKLDTLIVNKAYRDLSRIPDGAVTVGAPFSQLMELNRRNGIYGDIDEQQWQRYLATRIEEIRAGSVAPREFVHANGRTMMFSVTALSGGKRLLTYYEVTELKRRDAEIESANAKIAETFVNLRTMVDEMPIGVLVLDADMRAEVINRAFYDFWRIDPGRAGIGSAFRELMEASRAIDPYGADEIAWQRHTAEREAEIRAGVAGSRQLPHNDGRTLVASLAPLPGGKRLISYVDVTDMKGRETEAQDARKHLASVLESLPAGVIIYDRDDKFVFANHKLQDSLPALKPFWQPGRTFREALEFGHSVGYFRSSGDAGIDRLYEADSERWLDSMLARYHLPNSSYERLNADGRWYQVYDMRTDDGTFIGVRVDITDIKSREAALRDSMRQIDLFRHVMDELPVAAFIKAQDLSIEFVNKAWCAITGLAKEDVIGRTDRQLFGAEEAEGYSHDDTDVVVTGAVREVEEPVTHRDGTVRQLMTRKSRLVAIDGSVHLVGSSTDITDVKARERALEESMRENEVFRSLIDNVPVSIYAKRSDLRQFYVNKGWCDLTGLSREDAIGKTDIEIFGEDGEAFVAGDLAVLRTGDTQEIEETVRLADGSIRHQFARKGAMIASDGSLYLIGSTTDITELKMREAELSEARQRAVLADRAKSEFLANMSHEIRTPMNGVLGMAELLAKSNLDPKQKTFTDIIVKSGNALLTIINDILDFSKIDAGQLVLDPAPFNLAEAIEDVATLVSTRAKEKDLELIVRIEPRLESLFIGDVGRIRQIVTNLVGNAVKFTDEGHVLVDVTGERVPTGTRLTISVTDTGIGIPEEKLKLVFEKFSQVDTSSTRRHEGTGLGLAITSRLVELMGGTIGVESAEGKGSTFWFTVTLPRAGQQNGQRIMPVDVTGARVLIVDDNAVNRAILTEQMTSWTFDSCAAESGAEGLKVLIAAAAYGVPVDCVVLDYQMPEMSGAEMARIVRNTEGLADTPIIMLTSVDQSLANTSYRDLGIDAQLIKPARSSVLLETLVATIQRHRHATDGYAAQPSAGEALDAPQRPPLALSEQRAQLQPPPIRPRLPATGDGGHRLDILVAEDNEVNQMVFTQILGETGYGFEIVGNGRKALDAFGKLNPCMILMDVSMPEMSGLEATAAIRRLEQETGTHVPIVGVTAHALKGDRERCLEAGMDDYLPKPISPRALLEKVERWIGAGRQVQRNAG; encoded by the coding sequence TGGATCTGGGAGACCGACGCCGAACTGCGCTTCTCCTGGCTTTCCCCCAGCTACCAGGCGGCCACCGGTATCGATCCGGCTGATGTACTTGGCCGGTTCCGCTTCGATTTCCTCAGCCAGGTCCTGAAAGGCAACCACAGCGCGGCAGCGCATCTGGAGGATCTGCAGGCGCACCGGCCCTTTCGCGACTTCGTCTACGAACTGAAGGGGGGCGGCGCCGACTGCCGCTGGGTGCTGACGTCAGGCTTTCCACGGTTTGACAGCGAAGGAAAATTTGCCGGCTATCGCGGCATGGGCCGCAACGTCACCGCGCTGGCCAGCGCCTTCGAGACCGTGGAGCAAAACCCGTTGTCGGGCAGCGAACCCGACCGGCATCTTGCCGATCTCGAACGGACGATGGACGCCATGCACATGGGCGTCGTGCTTCTCGATGCCAAGCTCGACACACTGATCGTCAACAAGGCGTATCGCGACCTGTCCAGGATTCCGGACGGTGCGGTGACCGTCGGCGCTCCGTTCAGTCAGTTGATGGAACTCAACCGCCGCAATGGCATTTATGGCGACATCGACGAACAGCAGTGGCAGCGCTACCTCGCCACCCGTATCGAGGAGATTCGCGCCGGCTCCGTCGCGCCACGTGAATTTGTCCATGCCAACGGCAGGACGATGATGTTCTCGGTGACGGCGCTGTCCGGGGGCAAGCGGTTATTGACCTACTATGAGGTCACCGAACTCAAGCGTCGCGATGCCGAGATCGAAAGCGCCAACGCCAAGATCGCCGAGACCTTCGTCAACCTACGCACCATGGTCGATGAGATGCCGATCGGCGTTCTCGTCCTCGATGCCGATATGCGTGCCGAAGTCATCAATCGCGCCTTCTATGACTTCTGGAGGATCGATCCGGGCCGAGCCGGGATCGGCTCGGCCTTCCGAGAATTGATGGAGGCCAGCCGCGCCATCGATCCCTACGGCGCCGATGAAATTGCCTGGCAACGTCACACCGCCGAGCGCGAAGCCGAAATCAGGGCCGGCGTCGCCGGTTCCAGGCAATTGCCGCACAATGACGGGCGCACGCTTGTCGCATCGCTGGCGCCGCTGCCCGGCGGCAAGCGGCTCATTTCCTATGTCGACGTCACCGACATGAAGGGCCGTGAGACCGAGGCACAGGACGCGCGCAAGCATCTCGCCAGCGTGCTGGAATCACTACCGGCCGGCGTCATCATCTACGACCGCGACGACAAGTTCGTCTTCGCCAACCACAAGCTGCAGGACTCGCTGCCGGCGCTGAAGCCCTTCTGGCAGCCCGGCCGGACCTTCCGCGAGGCGCTGGAATTCGGCCATTCGGTCGGCTATTTCCGCTCGAGCGGCGATGCCGGGATCGACAGGTTGTACGAGGCCGATTCCGAACGCTGGCTCGACAGCATGCTGGCGCGCTACCACCTGCCAAATTCTTCCTACGAGCGCCTCAATGCCGATGGACGCTGGTACCAGGTCTACGACATGCGCACCGATGACGGTACGTTCATCGGCGTGCGCGTCGACATCACAGACATCAAGAGTCGCGAGGCGGCGCTGCGCGACTCGATGCGCCAGATCGATCTGTTCCGGCACGTCATGGACGAGTTGCCGGTGGCCGCCTTCATCAAGGCGCAGGATCTGAGCATCGAATTCGTCAACAAGGCCTGGTGCGCGATCACAGGCCTCGCCAAGGAAGACGTCATCGGCCGCACCGACCGCCAGCTGTTCGGCGCCGAGGAGGCGGAAGGCTACAGCCATGACGACACCGATGTCGTGGTGACCGGCGCTGTGCGCGAGGTCGAGGAGCCCGTTACCCATCGTGACGGCACGGTGCGGCAGTTGATGACACGCAAGAGCCGGCTGGTGGCGATCGACGGATCGGTGCATCTGGTTGGTTCCAGCACCGACATCACCGACGTCAAGGCGCGCGAGCGGGCTCTGGAAGAGAGCATGCGCGAGAACGAGGTGTTCCGCAGCCTGATCGACAATGTGCCGGTGTCGATCTACGCCAAGCGCTCCGATCTCAGGCAGTTCTATGTCAACAAGGGCTGGTGCGATCTGACCGGTCTCAGCAGGGAAGATGCAATCGGCAAGACCGACATCGAGATTTTCGGGGAGGACGGCGAGGCTTTCGTGGCCGGCGATCTGGCCGTGCTGCGCACCGGCGACACCCAGGAGATCGAGGAGACGGTGCGGCTTGCCGACGGCAGCATCAGGCATCAGTTCGCGCGCAAGGGCGCGATGATCGCGTCGGACGGTTCGCTCTACCTGATCGGATCGACCACCGATATCACCGAACTGAAGATGCGCGAGGCCGAACTCAGCGAGGCGCGCCAGCGCGCCGTGCTCGCCGACCGCGCCAAGTCGGAATTCCTCGCCAATATGAGCCATGAGATCCGCACGCCGATGAACGGTGTGCTGGGCATGGCGGAACTCCTGGCCAAATCCAATCTCGATCCGAAGCAGAAGACGTTCACCGACATCATCGTCAAATCGGGCAACGCGCTCCTGACCATCATCAACGACATCCTGGATTTCTCCAAGATCGATGCTGGCCAGTTGGTGCTCGATCCGGCGCCCTTCAACCTTGCCGAGGCGATCGAGGACGTGGCGACGCTGGTGTCGACACGCGCCAAGGAAAAGGACCTCGAGCTCATCGTGCGCATCGAGCCGAGGCTCGAAAGCCTGTTCATCGGCGATGTCGGCCGCATCAGGCAGATCGTCACCAACCTCGTCGGCAATGCGGTGAAATTCACCGATGAGGGCCATGTGCTGGTCGACGTGACCGGCGAGAGGGTCCCGACCGGAACCAGGCTGACGATCTCGGTCACCGACACCGGCATAGGCATCCCCGAGGAAAAACTGAAACTGGTGTTCGAAAAATTCAGCCAGGTCGACACCTCCTCGACAAGGCGGCACGAAGGCACCGGGCTTGGCCTTGCCATCACCTCACGGCTGGTCGAGCTGATGGGTGGCACCATCGGTGTCGAGAGCGCCGAGGGCAAGGGCTCGACCTTCTGGTTCACCGTGACACTACCCAGGGCCGGTCAGCAGAACGGGCAGCGCATCATGCCGGTGGACGTGACGGGCGCACGCGTGCTGATCGTCGACGACAATGCCGTCAACCGGGCCATCCTGACCGAGCAGATGACGTCGTGGACGTTCGATTCCTGCGCGGCCGAAAGCGGCGCCGAGGGCTTGAAGGTGCTGATCGCCGCCGCCGCCTATGGCGTGCCTGTGGATTGCGTCGTGCTCGACTACCAGATGCCCGAGATGAGTGGCGCCGAAATGGCGCGCATCGTGCGCAATACCGAAGGCCTCGCCGACACGCCGATCATCATGCTGACCTCGGTCGACCAGTCGCTCGCCAACACCAGCTACCGCGATCTCGGCATCGATGCCCAGCTGATCAAGCCGGCGCGCTCCTCTGTGCTCCTGGAAACGCTGGTCGCGACCATCCAGCGCCATCGCCACGCCACGGACGGCTACGCCGCGCAGCCATCCGCAGGCGAGGCGCTCGATGCTCCTCAGCGGCCGCCGTTGGCGCTGTCCGAACAACGGGCGCAATTGCAGCCGCCGCCGATTCGTCCCAGGCTTCCCGCCACTGGCGATGGCGGACACAGGCTGGACATCCTCGTGGCCGAGGACAATGAGGTGAACCAGATGGTCTTCACCCAGATCCTCGGTGAGACCGGCTACGGCTTCGAGATCGTCGGCAATGGCCGCAAGGCGCTCGACGCCTTCGGCAAGCTCAATCCGTGCATGATCCTGATGGATGTCTCGATGCCGGAGATGAGCGGGCTCGAGGCGACCGCCGCGATCCGCCGACTGGAGCAGGAAACCGGCACGCATGTGCCGATCGTCGGCGTCACCGCGCATGCGCTCAAGGGCGACCGCGAACGCTGCCTGGAGGCGGGCATGGACGACTATCTGCCCAAGCCGATCAGCCCCAGAGCCCTGCTGGAGAAAGTCGAGCGCTGGATCGGCGCCGGCCGCCAGGTCCAGCGCAACGCGGGATAG
- the pstS gene encoding phosphate ABC transporter substrate-binding protein PstS has protein sequence MRHFIRSAAVAIAMATASTFTLSAAMAADLSGAGSTFIYPVFAKWADTYKKDTGIGLNYQSIGSGGGIKQVIAKTVTFGATDKPMSDADLEKNGLVQFPMVMGGIVPIVNLTGVKPGELVLDGKTLAQIYLGAITTWDDAAIKALNPTLTLPSTAIAVVHRSDGSGTTFNFTNYLVKLSPDWKDKVGSDTAVEWPTGVGAKGSEGVANTVKQTDGGIGYVEYAYAKQNNLSYSKMLNAAGKVVEPSLESFGAAASNADFKTAKNFNVIITNEPGDTTWPIAASTWVLIHKAPDDAAATGEALKFFAWAYKDGKETAKALDYVSIPDSVVDLIKASWKADIQADGKPVYAGE, from the coding sequence ATGAGACATTTCATCCGCTCGGCGGCCGTTGCGATCGCAATGGCTACAGCGTCTACCTTCACCCTTTCCGCAGCAATGGCAGCTGACCTTTCCGGCGCCGGCTCGACCTTCATCTATCCGGTGTTCGCCAAGTGGGCCGACACCTACAAGAAGGATACCGGCATCGGCCTCAACTACCAGTCGATCGGTTCCGGCGGCGGCATCAAGCAGGTCATCGCCAAGACCGTGACTTTCGGCGCCACCGACAAGCCGATGTCCGATGCCGATCTGGAAAAGAACGGCCTCGTGCAGTTCCCGATGGTGATGGGCGGCATCGTGCCGATCGTCAACCTCACTGGCGTCAAGCCGGGCGAACTCGTCCTCGACGGCAAGACGCTCGCCCAGATCTATCTCGGCGCCATCACCACCTGGGACGATGCCGCGATCAAGGCGCTGAACCCCACCCTCACCCTGCCGTCGACCGCGATCGCCGTCGTGCATCGTTCGGATGGCTCGGGCACCACCTTCAACTTCACCAACTATCTGGTGAAGCTCTCGCCCGACTGGAAGGACAAGGTTGGTTCGGACACCGCCGTCGAATGGCCGACGGGCGTCGGCGCCAAGGGCAGCGAAGGCGTTGCCAACACCGTCAAGCAGACGGATGGCGGTATCGGCTACGTCGAATACGCCTATGCCAAGCAGAACAACCTGTCCTACTCCAAGATGCTGAATGCAGCCGGCAAGGTCGTCGAGCCGTCGCTCGAATCCTTCGGCGCTGCCGCTTCGAATGCCGACTTCAAGACTGCCAAGAACTTCAACGTCATCATCACCAACGAGCCCGGCGACACCACCTGGCCGATCGCGGCTTCCACCTGGGTTCTGATCCACAAGGCTCCGGATGATGCCGCTGCCACCGGCGAAGCCCTGAAGTTCTTTGCCTGGGCCTACAAGGACGGCAAGGAAACCGCCAAGGCGCTCGACTATGTCTCGATCCCCGACAGCGTCGTCGACCTGATCAAGGCTTCGTGGAAGGCCGACATCCAGGCCGACGGCAAGCCCGTCTACGCCGGCGAGTAA
- the pstC gene encoding phosphate ABC transporter permease subunit PstC: MSAVQEALPAVRSSRDATVRRFALTDSIFHGMTRAAAILVLVLLGGVAVSLFAGSWQALSTFGFSFLTSESWNPVTEKFGALAPIYGTIITSAIAILIAVPLGIGIAIFLTELCPRPLRRPIGMAVELLAGIPSIIYGIWGLFVLAPFLQTTVQPFIINVFHGVPGLNSLFAGPPYGIGLLTSSMILAIMVLPFITSITKDVFDTVPPVLKESAYGIGCTTWEVTRRVVIPYTRIGIMGGVMLGLGRALGETMAVTFVIGNAHRISTSLFAPATTISATIANEFTEAVGDLYTSSLVALGLILFVITFLILAIARYMLMRIDARTGA, encoded by the coding sequence ATGAGCGCTGTCCAGGAAGCCTTGCCAGCCGTCAGAAGTTCGCGCGATGCCACCGTTCGACGGTTCGCGCTGACCGACTCGATCTTCCACGGAATGACCCGCGCTGCCGCAATCTTGGTGCTGGTCCTGCTCGGCGGCGTCGCGGTCTCGCTGTTTGCCGGTTCCTGGCAAGCCCTGTCGACCTTCGGCTTTTCCTTCCTGACCAGCGAAAGCTGGAACCCGGTGACCGAGAAGTTCGGTGCCCTGGCGCCCATCTACGGCACCATCATCACCTCGGCCATCGCCATCCTGATCGCCGTGCCGCTCGGCATCGGCATCGCCATCTTCCTCACCGAGCTTTGCCCGCGCCCGCTGCGGCGCCCGATCGGCATGGCGGTTGAATTGCTGGCCGGCATCCCTTCGATCATTTACGGCATCTGGGGCCTGTTCGTCCTGGCACCGTTCCTGCAAACGACCGTGCAGCCCTTCATCATCAACGTGTTCCATGGCGTTCCCGGTCTCAACAGCCTGTTTGCCGGCCCGCCCTATGGCATCGGCCTGCTGACCTCGTCGATGATCCTGGCCATCATGGTGCTGCCCTTTATCACCTCGATCACCAAGGACGTCTTCGACACGGTGCCTCCCGTACTGAAGGAATCGGCCTACGGCATTGGTTGCACGACCTGGGAAGTGACCCGCCGCGTCGTCATTCCCTACACCCGGATCGGCATCATGGGCGGCGTCATGCTCGGCCTCGGCCGCGCTCTCGGCGAAACCATGGCGGTGACCTTTGTCATCGGCAACGCGCACCGCATCTCGACCTCGCTGTTCGCGCCGGCAACGACGATCTCCGCGACCATCGCCAACGAATTCACCGAAGCGGTCGGCGATCTCTACACCTCCTCGCTGGTGGCGCTCGGCCTGATCCTGTTCGTCATCACTTTCCTGATCCTTGCCATCGCACGCTACATGCTGATGCGCATCGACGCCCGCACGGGAGCCTGA
- the pstA gene encoding phosphate ABC transporter permease PstA, with translation MSTATSLHQSRKRKNGVMMTLCVVAAGIGLAWLALILGALLYKGLAGVSLSVFTEMTPPPGDAGGLLNAIYGSIVMTIIGIIVGTPIGVLAGTYMAEYGRFSKLTTVVRFINDILLSAPSIIIGLFVYELMVRPMGHFSAIAGAVALAILVIPVVVRTTEDMLNLVPNALREAGTAIGAPRWVVIKSVAYRAALSGIVTGILLAIARISGETAPLLFTALNNQFWSSNLNAPMASLPVTIFQFALSPYEEWQQLAWTGALIITLTVLALSIFARSLTGRREDK, from the coding sequence ATGTCGACAGCCACGTCGCTTCACCAGAGCCGCAAGCGCAAGAATGGCGTGATGATGACGCTGTGCGTCGTCGCCGCGGGCATCGGCCTTGCCTGGCTGGCGCTCATCCTCGGCGCGCTGCTCTACAAGGGCCTCGCCGGTGTCTCTCTCTCGGTCTTCACGGAAATGACGCCGCCACCCGGCGATGCCGGCGGCCTGCTCAATGCCATTTACGGCAGCATCGTGATGACCATCATCGGCATCATCGTCGGTACGCCGATCGGTGTGCTGGCCGGCACCTACATGGCTGAATACGGGCGCTTCTCGAAGCTCACCACTGTTGTGCGTTTCATCAACGACATCCTTCTGTCGGCGCCGTCGATCATCATCGGCCTGTTCGTCTATGAGCTGATGGTGCGGCCGATGGGGCATTTCTCGGCGATCGCCGGCGCTGTCGCGCTCGCCATCCTGGTCATCCCGGTCGTCGTGCGCACCACCGAGGACATGCTCAACCTGGTGCCCAACGCCTTGCGCGAAGCCGGCACCGCGATCGGCGCGCCGCGCTGGGTGGTCATCAAGTCGGTCGCCTACCGCGCCGCACTGTCCGGCATCGTCACCGGTATATTGCTGGCCATCGCCCGCATCTCTGGCGAGACGGCACCGCTTCTTTTCACGGCGCTGAACAACCAGTTCTGGTCGAGCAATCTCAACGCGCCGATGGCCAGCCTGCCTGTCACCATCTTCCAGTTCGCTCTCAGCCCCTACGAGGAATGGCAGCAACTGGCCTGGACCGGCGCACTCATAATCACATTGACGGTTCTCGCGCTCAGCATCTTTGCGCGCAGCCTGACCGGACGCAGAGAGGACAAATGA
- the pstB gene encoding phosphate ABC transporter ATP-binding protein PstB, with amino-acid sequence MSQMLSPDMTIAAEAVAKAKIEVKNLNFYYGQSKALKDITLSLPERSVTAFIGPSGCGKSTLLRVFNRIYELYPKQTAEGQVLLDGQNVLDRSQDLNLLRTKIGMVFQKPTPFPMSIYENIAFGVRLYEKISKAEMDGRVEQALKRAALWTEVKDKLNASGLSLSGGQQQRLCIARTVAVKPEVILLDEPASALDPLSTAKIEELIDELQADYTIVIVTHNMQQAARVSKQTAFMYLGELVEFDKTEKIFTSPREKRTQDYITGRFG; translated from the coding sequence ATGAGCCAGATGTTGTCTCCAGACATGACGATCGCCGCCGAGGCGGTGGCCAAGGCCAAGATCGAGGTCAAGAACCTCAACTTCTACTATGGCCAGTCGAAGGCGCTGAAGGATATCACGCTGTCGCTGCCCGAGCGCAGCGTCACCGCCTTCATTGGCCCGTCGGGCTGCGGAAAGTCGACGCTGCTGCGCGTCTTCAACCGCATCTACGAGCTTTATCCCAAGCAGACCGCCGAGGGCCAGGTGCTGCTCGACGGCCAGAACGTTCTCGACCGCTCGCAGGATCTCAACCTGCTGCGCACCAAGATCGGCATGGTGTTCCAGAAGCCGACGCCGTTCCCGATGTCGATCTATGAGAACATCGCTTTCGGCGTCAGGCTCTATGAGAAGATCAGCAAGGCCGAGATGGACGGCCGTGTCGAGCAGGCGCTGAAGCGCGCAGCACTGTGGACCGAGGTCAAGGACAAGCTCAATGCCAGCGGCCTCAGCCTGTCTGGCGGCCAGCAGCAGCGGCTTTGCATCGCCCGCACGGTGGCGGTGAAGCCGGAGGTCATTCTGCTCGACGAGCCGGCCTCGGCGCTCGACCCGCTGTCGACCGCCAAGATCGAGGAGCTGATCGACGAATTGCAGGCCGACTACACGATCGTCATCGTCACCCACAACATGCAGCAGGCGGCGCGTGTCTCGAAGCAGACCGCTTTCATGTATCTGGGCGAACTGGTCGAGTTCGACAAAACCGAGAAGATCTTCACGTCGCCTCGCGAGAAGCGCACGCAAGACTACATCACCGGCCGCTTCGGCTGA
- the phoU gene encoding phosphate signaling complex protein PhoU: protein MAEHTVAAFDEDLGQISRLISDMGDLAGSMVGGATKALLNSDNALAQRVVSDDAIMDARQRELDDRAITLIAKRQPMADDLRHVVGSIRMAGDLERIGDLAKNIAKRVGTVGLSATPRDLSHSIDAMAQLVLIQVQGVIEEYAARDAAALAKLRADDERIDVKYTSVFRELLTYMMEDPRNITACTHLLFCAKNLERIGDHVTNIAENAYYVLTGTQLPANRPKQDETAMSAPAA from the coding sequence ATGGCCGAACACACAGTTGCAGCCTTCGACGAGGATCTCGGACAGATCAGCAGGCTGATCAGTGACATGGGCGATCTCGCCGGCTCGATGGTCGGTGGCGCCACCAAGGCGCTGCTGAATTCCGACAACGCTCTCGCTCAGCGCGTGGTTTCCGACGATGCCATCATGGACGCGCGTCAGCGCGAGCTCGACGACCGCGCCATCACGCTGATCGCCAAGCGCCAGCCGATGGCCGATGATCTGCGCCATGTCGTCGGGTCGATCCGCATGGCCGGCGACCTCGAGCGCATTGGCGACCTTGCCAAGAACATCGCCAAGCGCGTCGGCACCGTCGGCCTCAGCGCCACGCCGCGCGACCTGTCGCATTCCATCGACGCCATGGCACAGCTGGTGCTGATCCAGGTGCAGGGCGTGATCGAAGAGTATGCGGCGCGCGATGCCGCGGCACTGGCGAAGCTGCGCGCCGACGACGAACGCATCGACGTCAAATACACCTCCGTCTTCCGCGAACTGCTGACCTACATGATGGAGGATCCGCGCAACATCACGGCTTGCACGCATCTGTTGTTCTGCGCCAAGAATCTCGAACGCATCGGCGACCACGTGACCAACATTGCCGAAAACGCCTACTATGTCCTGACCGGCACGCAGTTGCCCGCCAATCGTCCCAAGCAGGACGAGACGGCGATGTCGGCGCCCGCGGCCTGA
- the phoB gene encoding phosphate regulon transcriptional regulator PhoB, with protein MIAPRIMVVEDEEPLGVLLRYNLESEGYQVEVVPRGDEAEIRLQENVPDLLVLDWMVPAVSGIELCRRLRMRPETERLPIIMLTARGEESDRVRGLSTGADDYLVKPFSTPEFMARVKALLRRAKPEVLSSVLKVGDIVLDRESHRVYRKKSEIRLGPTEFRLLEFMMRHPGRVFSRSQLLDNVWGETIYIDERTVDVHVGRLRKAVNNGRMPDVIRTIRGAGYAIRED; from the coding sequence ATGATCGCGCCACGCATTATGGTGGTGGAGGATGAGGAGCCGCTGGGGGTGCTGCTCCGTTACAATCTTGAATCCGAAGGCTACCAGGTGGAGGTGGTGCCGCGCGGCGACGAGGCTGAAATCCGCCTGCAGGAGAACGTGCCCGACCTTCTGGTGCTCGACTGGATGGTGCCGGCGGTGTCCGGCATCGAACTCTGTCGGCGCCTGCGGATGCGGCCCGAGACCGAGCGGCTGCCGATCATCATGCTGACCGCGCGGGGCGAAGAAAGCGACCGCGTACGTGGGCTCTCGACCGGCGCCGACGACTATCTGGTCAAGCCGTTCTCGACGCCGGAATTCATGGCTCGCGTCAAGGCGCTGCTGCGCCGCGCCAAGCCGGAAGTTCTGTCCAGCGTGCTCAAGGTCGGCGACATCGTGCTCGACCGTGAATCGCACCGGGTTTATCGCAAGAAGAGCGAGATCCGGCTCGGGCCGACCGAGTTCCGCCTGCTCGAATTCATGATGCGTCATCCCGGCCGCGTGTTCTCGCGCAGCCAGCTGCTCGACAATGTCTGGGGCGAGACGATCTATATCGACGAGCGCACCGTCGACGTGCATGTCGGCCGGCTGCGCAAGGCGGTCAACAATGGCCGCATGCCGGACGTGATTAGAACCATTCGGGGCGCCGGCTACGCGATCAGGGAAGATTAG
- a CDS encoding ROK family protein, whose product MSVGIRHDDLRRRNRAMVIAAVRRAGRPSRTEIAATTGLSHSTISAISSDLIGEGILAEGKPSEAGALKRGRPQVGLGLNPEAAAVMTVVLSLNFLSVAVIDYAGQVVSEEQRRLDTLTMSREALIGECVAIVRRRLEDPDIDVRSVARIALAIQGITDTEARSMLWSPITPQTDIAFADILEAEFGIPATMENDCNMMAVALRWRDPERYRDDFIAILLSHGIGMGLVLKGELFTGTHSSGGEFGHMIHRPGGALCRCGRRGCVEAYAGNYAIWRNARQLSEDTEPVADVSDAQMRALAATARERDGPEREAYRRAGEALGYGLGSLFALIDPAPVAMVGVSAAAFDLIEPALREAIAQTAGGQHSKSISFDTEPNELPLIREGCAMRALTFVDQEIFAPGVQGKSGVGKNVA is encoded by the coding sequence ATGTCGGTCGGAATCCGCCACGACGATCTGCGCCGGCGCAACCGCGCGATGGTGATTGCGGCCGTGCGCCGGGCCGGTCGGCCCTCGCGCACCGAGATTGCCGCGACCACCGGCCTCAGCCATTCGACCATATCGGCGATCTCTTCCGACCTGATCGGCGAAGGCATCCTGGCCGAAGGCAAGCCGAGCGAAGCCGGCGCGCTGAAACGCGGCAGGCCACAGGTTGGCCTCGGCCTCAATCCGGAGGCCGCGGCTGTCATGACCGTGGTGCTGTCGCTGAATTTCCTCTCCGTCGCCGTCATCGACTATGCCGGCCAGGTGGTATCGGAAGAACAGCGCCGGCTGGACACGCTGACCATGTCGCGCGAGGCGCTGATCGGTGAATGCGTCGCCATCGTACGACGGCGCCTCGAGGATCCCGATATCGACGTGCGCAGCGTCGCCCGCATCGCGCTGGCGATCCAGGGCATCACCGACACCGAGGCCCGCTCGATGCTGTGGTCGCCGATCACACCGCAGACCGACATCGCCTTCGCCGACATACTCGAGGCCGAGTTCGGCATCCCCGCCACCATGGAAAACGACTGCAACATGATGGCGGTGGCGCTGCGCTGGCGCGATCCGGAGCGCTACCGCGACGACTTCATCGCCATCCTTCTGTCGCACGGCATCGGCATGGGCCTGGTGCTGAAGGGCGAGCTGTTTACCGGCACCCATTCCTCTGGTGGCGAGTTCGGCCACATGATCCATCGGCCGGGCGGCGCGCTCTGCCGCTGCGGACGCCGCGGCTGCGTCGAGGCCTATGCCGGCAACTACGCCATCTGGCGCAACGCCAGGCAGCTCAGCGAGGACACCGAGCCGGTCGCCGATGTCAGCGACGCGCAGATGCGGGCGCTCGCCGCGACGGCGCGGGAACGGGACGGCCCCGAGCGCGAAGCCTACCGCAGGGCCGGCGAGGCACTCGGTTATGGCCTCGGCAGCCTGTTCGCGCTGATCGATCCCGCACCCGTCGCCATGGTCGGCGTCAGCGCCGCCGCCTTCGACCTGATCGAGCCGGCACTGCGCGAGGCGATCGCCCAGACCGCAGGCGGCCAGCACTCGAAATCGATTTCCTTCGACACCGAGCCGAACGAACTGCCGCTGATCCGCGAAGGCTGCGCCATGCGCGCACTGACCTTCGTCGACCAGGAAATTTTCGCGCCGGGGGTGCAGGGTAAGTCAGGCGTTGGAAAGAACGTAGCCTGA